A region from the Bacteroidota bacterium genome encodes:
- a CDS encoding site-specific DNA-methyltransferase translates to MKLHYKNKRTEQEIFDSIPDVKLYPQQISNSKNTLIQCDNLQALKFLVTKHSLKGKVDLVYIDPPFATNNTFTISEGRANTISNSSNGTVAYKDTLKGADFIEFLRERLILLKMLLSDKGSIYLHIDYKIGHYVKVMMDEVFGIENFRNDITRIKCNPKNFSRKGYGNMKDLILFYSKTDNLIWNEPIITYTEADKLKLFPKKDKDGRHYTTIPLHAPGETKNGKSAKPFKGINPPKGRHWRSDVKILEQWDNEGLIEWSDNGNPRKIIYFDEQEGKRMQDIWEFKDPQYPIYPTEKNSDLLDIVVKTSSNENSIVLDCFCGSGTTLRAAQINGRHWLGIDQSDEAIKATTEKLNDIKGDLFISQTDFQLWTEKKKKHSTQQGISVSGVSF, encoded by the coding sequence ATGAAATTACACTATAAAAATAAAAGGACAGAGCAAGAAATTTTTGACAGTATTCCCGATGTGAAACTGTATCCGCAACAAATTTCTAATAGTAAAAATACATTAATTCAGTGCGACAATTTACAAGCATTGAAATTTCTTGTTACAAAGCACAGTTTGAAAGGTAAAGTTGATTTAGTTTATATTGACCCACCTTTTGCAACAAATAATACTTTCACAATTTCAGAGGGCAGAGCCAACACAATCAGCAATAGCAGTAACGGAACGGTTGCATACAAAGACACTTTGAAAGGTGCTGATTTTATTGAGTTTTTACGAGAGCGTTTAATTCTTCTGAAAATGCTTTTGTCGGACAAAGGTTCAATCTATTTGCACATTGATTATAAAATCGGGCATTATGTAAAGGTAATGATGGACGAAGTTTTCGGAATTGAAAATTTCCGCAATGACATCACGAGAATAAAATGCAATCCGAAAAATTTCAGTCGCAAAGGATATGGAAATATGAAAGACCTCATTCTTTTTTATTCCAAGACAGACAATTTAATTTGGAACGAGCCAATCATTACTTACACCGAAGCAGACAAGTTAAAATTATTTCCAAAGAAAGATAAGGACGGCAGACACTACACGACAATTCCTTTGCACGCACCTGGAGAAACGAAAAACGGAAAGTCCGCTAAACCATTCAAAGGTATTAACCCACCCAAGGGCAGACACTGGAGAAGTGATGTAAAAATTTTGGAGCAATGGGACAATGAAGGATTAATTGAATGGAGTGACAATGGAAATCCACGAAAAATAATTTACTTTGACGAGCAAGAAGGAAAACGAATGCAAGACATTTGGGAATTTAAAGACCCGCAATATCCCATTTATCCGACAGAAAAAAATTCCGACTTGCTGGACATCGTTGTAAAAACTTCTTCCAATGAAAACAGCATCGTGCTTGACTGTTTTTGCGGTAGCGGGACAACTTTGAGAGCAGCACAAATCAATGGCAGACATTGGCTCGGCATTGACCAATCAGACGAAGCAATTAAAGCCACGACAGAAAAACTCAACGACATTAAAGGGGACTTGTTCATTTCGCAGACGGACTTTCAACTCTGGACAGAAAAGAAAAAGAAGCACAGCACACAACAAGGGATTAGCGTAAGCGGGGTTTCATTTTAA